One part of the Rutidosis leptorrhynchoides isolate AG116_Rl617_1_P2 chromosome 1, CSIRO_AGI_Rlap_v1, whole genome shotgun sequence genome encodes these proteins:
- the LOC139869768 gene encoding uncharacterized protein: MAEHDSQTQLITELTSQLARILQTNNENQSQRHPDSLKISVTLNNSNYSLWSRMIKVAIGGKSEALLNHLTEDPPETNNQKWNQEDLVVFSWIIQNIEPQIASNLTQFPTAKTLWNALITTYSSGKDKLQTFDLHVKANNIRQEGKSTEELWLKLQGIWGEIEIRDPNPMEHPNDIVKYNNIRTSERGR; the protein is encoded by the exons ATGGCAGAACATGACAGCCAAACTCAACTCATTACAGAATTAACTAGCCAATTGGCTAGAATTCTCCAAACCAACAATGAAAATCAATCACAAAGGCATCCTGATTCTTTAAAAATCAGTGTTACCCTTAACAACTCAAATTATTCATTATGGTCTCGTATGATCAAGGTTGCCATCGGAGGTAAATCCGAGGCCCTCCTCAATCATTTAACCGAAGATCCACCAGAAACCAACAACCAGAAGTGGAACCAGGAAGACTTGGTGGTATTTTCATGGATTATTCAAAACATAGAGCCACAAATTGCAAGCAATCTGACCCAGTTTCCAACAGCAAAAACCTTATGGAATGCCCTCATCACAACCTACAGTTCTGGTAAAGACAAACTCCAAACCTTTGATTTACATGTTAAAGCCAACAATATCAGGCAAGAAGGTAAATCAACTGAAGAACTGTGGTTGAAATTACAAGGAATCTGGGGTGAAATCGAAATAAGGGATCCAAATCCCATGGAACATCCGAATGATATTGTCAAATATAATAACATCAG GACATCAGAACGGGGGAGATAA